Proteins encoded by one window of Enterococcus saccharolyticus subsp. saccharolyticus:
- the glpO gene encoding type 1 glycerol-3-phosphate oxidase, whose translation MTFSFETRRNNIQELKTSTVDLLIIGGGITGAGVAVQAAAAGMKTALVEMQDFAEGTSSRSTKLVHGGIRYLKTFDVEVVADTVKERANVQKIAPHIPKPDPMLLPIYDEPGATFNLFSVKVAMDLYDQLAGVTGTKYANYLLSKEEVLAREPQLQKENLQGAGVYLDFRNNDARLVIENIKQAQADGGYMLNKVKVLEIVHDEKGQANGAKVEDLLTGEIFTIAARVIINTTGPWSDKVRQLDSKNELPPQMRPTKGVHLVVDRSKLNVPQPTYFDTGKNDGRMVFVVPREEKTYFGTTDTDYRGDLKHPKVEQSDVAYLLDIVNHRFPEAKLTIQDIESSWAGLRPLISGNGGSDYNGGNNGALSEESFQDVVSAVKEYLDDPSAREKVEKAINEVEVSIDNTVNPSQVSRGSSLDRSADGLLTLAGGKITDYRLMAEGALQKIQEILAGDFQKRFVLIDSVNYPVSGGRINHQKVDEELANLAKLAEDKGLNEKDALHLANLYGSNLEKVLQYDEKIAGLSVRDSYSLNYALHEEAVLTPADYLMRRTNFILFIRDEVDAMKEPVINKMQAFFGWTDEETEKQRAELEAVIAESDLKQLKEELGQ comes from the coding sequence ATGACATTTTCATTTGAAACAAGACGTAACAATATTCAAGAATTAAAAACAAGCACGGTTGATTTGTTGATTATTGGTGGGGGAATTACTGGTGCAGGGGTAGCTGTTCAAGCTGCCGCTGCCGGTATGAAAACTGCCTTAGTTGAAATGCAAGATTTTGCAGAAGGCACTTCTTCACGCTCAACTAAATTGGTTCATGGAGGTATTCGTTATTTAAAAACCTTTGATGTCGAAGTCGTTGCAGATACGGTGAAAGAACGTGCGAATGTACAAAAAATTGCGCCACATATTCCTAAACCAGATCCGATGTTACTACCAATTTATGATGAACCTGGTGCAACCTTCAATCTATTTTCAGTGAAAGTTGCGATGGATTTATATGATCAATTAGCAGGTGTTACTGGCACAAAATATGCGAATTATCTTTTAAGTAAAGAAGAAGTATTAGCTAGAGAACCCCAATTACAAAAAGAGAATTTACAAGGTGCAGGAGTCTATCTTGATTTTCGCAACAATGATGCACGCTTAGTGATTGAAAATATCAAACAAGCGCAAGCAGATGGCGGGTACATGCTCAATAAAGTAAAAGTACTTGAAATTGTTCATGATGAAAAAGGACAAGCGAATGGGGCAAAAGTAGAAGATTTATTGACAGGAGAAATCTTTACAATCGCTGCCCGTGTGATTATCAATACAACAGGTCCTTGGTCAGATAAAGTTCGTCAATTGGACAGTAAAAATGAACTACCGCCGCAAATGCGTCCAACGAAAGGTGTTCATTTAGTTGTCGATCGTAGTAAATTAAATGTGCCACAACCAACGTATTTTGATACTGGCAAAAATGATGGCCGAATGGTGTTTGTGGTACCTCGTGAAGAAAAAACTTATTTTGGTACAACAGATACGGATTATCGTGGAGACTTGAAACATCCTAAAGTGGAACAAAGCGATGTTGCTTACTTATTAGACATTGTGAATCATCGTTTTCCAGAAGCAAAATTAACCATTCAAGATATTGAATCGAGTTGGGCTGGGTTGCGTCCATTAATTTCCGGTAATGGTGGATCAGATTATAATGGTGGCAATAATGGGGCCTTGTCAGAAGAGAGTTTCCAAGACGTTGTAAGCGCTGTTAAAGAGTATTTGGATGATCCATCGGCTCGTGAAAAAGTAGAGAAAGCAATTAATGAAGTCGAAGTATCCATTGATAATACGGTAAATCCTTCGCAAGTATCTCGTGGTAGTAGTTTAGATCGTTCGGCCGATGGATTACTCACGCTAGCAGGCGGCAAAATTACAGATTATCGTTTAATGGCTGAAGGAGCATTACAAAAAATTCAAGAAATTCTAGCAGGAGATTTTCAAAAAAGGTTCGTTTTAATTGACTCTGTAAACTATCCAGTTTCAGGTGGACGAATCAATCATCAGAAAGTTGATGAAGAATTAGCAAATTTAGCGAAATTAGCAGAAGACAAAGGATTGAACGAAAAAGACGCATTGCATTTAGCTAATCTATATGGTTCTAATCTGGAAAAAGTCTTGCAGTATGACGAAAAAATTGCCGGTTTATCAGTGCGTGATAGTTACTCGTTAAATTATGCGCTGCATGAAGAAGCCGTCTTGACGCCTGCCGATTATTTAATGCGTCGCACCAACT
- the glpK gene encoding glycerol kinase GlpK, translating to MTTKEKKYIMAIDQGTTSSRAILFNKEGKNIGSSQKEFTQHFPNSGWVEHNANEIWNSVQSVIAGAFIESGIHPDEVAGIGITNQRETTVVWEKETGRPIHNAIVWQSRQSSGIADQLVIDGYKEMIHSKTGLIVDAYFSATKIRWILDHVEGAQERAEKGELLFGTIDSWLVWKLTDGEAHVTDYSNASRTMLYNIHDLTWDEEILELLNIPQAMLPEVKSNSEIYGYTKGYHFYGSEVPISGMAGDQQAALFGQMAFEPGMVKNTYGTGSFIVMNTGEEPQLSENNLLTTIGYGINGKVYYALEGSIFVAGSAIQWLRDGLRMIETSPESEEVAAKATGGNDVYVVPAFTGLGAPYWDSDARGAVFGLTRGTTKEDFVRATLQAVAYQSRDVLETMKKDSGIDIPLLKVDGGAAKNNLLMQFQADILNTQVQRAANLETTALGAAYLAGLAVGFWKDLDELKEMQKEGEIFTPQMADDEREELYENWQAAVAATQTFKPRKKKEGQ from the coding sequence ATGACGACAAAAGAGAAAAAATACATTATGGCAATTGATCAAGGAACAACAAGTTCACGAGCAATTTTATTTAATAAAGAAGGTAAAAATATTGGGAGTTCCCAAAAAGAATTTACACAACATTTCCCAAATTCTGGTTGGGTAGAGCATAATGCGAATGAAATTTGGAACTCTGTTCAATCGGTGATTGCGGGCGCCTTCATTGAATCAGGCATTCATCCGGATGAAGTAGCAGGTATCGGAATTACCAACCAACGTGAAACAACTGTGGTATGGGAGAAAGAAACCGGTCGTCCAATTCACAATGCCATTGTTTGGCAATCTCGTCAATCTTCTGGTATTGCTGATCAGTTAGTAATAGATGGTTACAAAGAAATGATTCATTCCAAAACGGGATTAATTGTCGATGCGTATTTTTCAGCAACAAAAATTCGTTGGATTTTAGATCATGTTGAAGGTGCACAAGAACGCGCTGAAAAAGGCGAATTATTATTCGGAACCATTGATTCTTGGTTGGTTTGGAAATTAACGGATGGAGAGGCACATGTAACGGATTATTCCAATGCAAGTCGTACGATGTTATACAATATTCATGATTTAACTTGGGATGAAGAAATTTTAGAACTATTAAATATTCCTCAAGCGATGTTACCAGAAGTAAAAAGTAATTCAGAAATTTACGGATATACAAAAGGGTATCATTTTTATGGCAGTGAAGTGCCTATTTCAGGAATGGCCGGTGACCAACAAGCTGCTTTATTTGGCCAAATGGCATTTGAACCAGGTATGGTTAAAAATACGTATGGTACAGGTTCATTTATTGTAATGAATACAGGAGAAGAACCACAATTATCAGAAAATAATTTATTAACAACAATCGGTTATGGTATTAATGGAAAAGTTTATTACGCACTTGAAGGAAGTATATTTGTAGCTGGTTCTGCAATTCAATGGTTGCGTGATGGTTTACGTATGATTGAAACGTCACCAGAATCAGAAGAAGTTGCAGCTAAAGCGACAGGTGGAAACGATGTGTATGTTGTGCCTGCATTTACTGGATTAGGAGCACCCTATTGGGATTCCGATGCTCGGGGCGCAGTCTTTGGCTTAACACGTGGGACAACGAAAGAAGATTTTGTTCGTGCAACGCTTCAAGCAGTCGCTTACCAATCACGCGATGTCTTAGAAACCATGAAAAAAGATTCTGGTATTGATATTCCATTATTAAAAGTAGATGGTGGTGCTGCTAAAAATAATTTATTAATGCAGTTCCAAGCAGATATTTTAAATACACAAGTGCAACGTGCAGCCAATTTAGAGACAACAGCTTTAGGTGCGGCTTATCTAGCTGGTTTAGCAGTTGGTTTCTGGAAAGACTTAGATGAATTAAAAGAAATGCAAAAAGAAGGCGAAATTTTTACACCTCAAATGGCTGATGATGAACGTGAAGAGTTATATGAAAATTGGCAAGCAGCAGTTGCTGCTACACAAACGTTTAAACCTCGCAAAAAGAAGGAAGGTCAATAA
- a CDS encoding helix-turn-helix domain-containing protein, producing MKFEELLEKKEAKKMCLLKNLLLSGGQTTMTEMTDKLQISKKSVENYLEELMDDLARYEGQCRLTYDKNSIQFWKVPAFSLRELELSWYQEAPKYQILIHLLENKEMAFIRLTQELAISESSLSRKIKEINVLLKEFKLMIWQGKLEGEESQIRYFYFQLMWYLDQYPQQLTGKEKQLIEQFERGFGLTFTAEAHQRINLWMKITKYRISISKLSFQTFYKKFEPYQKDRFYLQLKPIFHRFFSYYAVEIREEEIMLHFIFLISMSILNERDFYQYSLQRSRFTPSSIADTLILENILRLYPRPKIRSEWEANCYYHLSQVHLRLYFFQGDVEVYDRENIWQLEAKLSSRNIQAYTKKLLHLAQETLAIPDEADNSLLAMTEVKYLSIVTILDVEMNREIRIGIDLKMDPLFKEAAINMYMLHLNMINGVVVEVYIPEHHYDLIISNQSHENVPYYRLSELGTNYDIQEIKNLIRKL from the coding sequence ATGAAATTTGAAGAATTGTTAGAGAAAAAAGAAGCTAAGAAAATGTGTCTTTTAAAAAACTTATTGCTTTCGGGCGGTCAAACGACAATGACAGAAATGACGGACAAATTACAAATTTCCAAAAAATCTGTCGAAAATTATTTAGAAGAATTAATGGATGATTTAGCGCGTTATGAAGGTCAATGCCGATTGACTTACGATAAAAATAGCATTCAATTTTGGAAAGTACCGGCGTTTTCTTTACGAGAATTAGAGTTGTCTTGGTATCAAGAAGCACCTAAATATCAAATTTTAATTCATCTATTAGAAAATAAAGAAATGGCTTTTATCCGCTTAACCCAAGAATTAGCGATTAGTGAATCATCTTTATCACGAAAAATAAAAGAAATTAATGTCTTATTAAAAGAATTCAAATTAATGATTTGGCAAGGGAAACTTGAAGGAGAAGAGAGTCAGATTCGTTATTTTTATTTTCAATTAATGTGGTATTTAGATCAGTATCCACAACAGTTAACAGGAAAAGAAAAACAATTGATTGAACAATTTGAACGAGGATTTGGCTTAACATTTACTGCAGAAGCGCATCAACGAATTAATTTATGGATGAAAATTACAAAATATCGCATTTCAATCTCCAAATTATCTTTTCAAACATTTTATAAGAAATTTGAACCCTACCAAAAAGATCGCTTTTACCTTCAATTAAAGCCTATTTTTCACCGCTTTTTTAGTTATTATGCAGTAGAAATTAGAGAAGAAGAAATTATGTTGCATTTTATCTTTTTAATTAGTATGTCGATTTTAAATGAACGAGACTTCTATCAATACTCCTTACAACGCTCGCGTTTTACACCAAGTAGTATTGCGGACACCTTAATTTTAGAAAACATTTTACGATTGTATCCTCGTCCTAAAATTCGTTCAGAATGGGAAGCAAATTGTTATTATCATTTATCCCAAGTGCATCTACGGTTGTATTTTTTCCAAGGGGATGTCGAAGTGTATGATCGAGAAAATATTTGGCAACTCGAAGCCAAACTATCTAGCCGAAATATTCAAGCATATACCAAAAAATTGTTGCATTTAGCGCAAGAAACATTAGCGATTCCAGATGAGGCAGACAATAGTTTATTAGCGATGACAGAAGTAAAGTATTTAAGTATTGTCACTATTTTAGATGTAGAAATGAATCGCGAAATTCGAATTGGTATTGATTTAAAGATGGACCCGTTGTTTAAAGAAGCGGCAATCAACATGTACATGTTGCATTTAAATATGATTAATGGCGTGGTTGTGGAAGTTTATATTCCTGAACACCACTATGATTTAATTATTAGCAATCAATCTCATGAAAACGTACCGTATTATCGTTTGTCAGAGTTAGGAACCAATTATGATATTCAAGAAATAAAAAATCTGATTCGTAAATTGTAG
- a CDS encoding FAD-dependent oxidoreductase has protein sequence MKVIIIGASFAGVYCALQTRKLHPDAEIIVIEKNEQFAFLPNGLLLYLQGIYESLEEATFISKEVLEKNDIQLHLNEVFLSCDSQKKTIQTNGASYTYDKLVLATGSTQQSKVIELAEEEIYHYKTYQAANYLLPKIEQAQEITLIGAGQAGMEAASVFIGLGKKVQVFEAMEYPLFKYFDQDFLTPFLTDLATIPHLDLRLNQRIAHVTQEESTSDLILTTVNVHPTETMNELVTHSDLTIQTNDFLETSEKDIFAVGDLIQIPFALTNEKIYLPQINHAVRSGMVVAANLVQPTKKFQGGLRMIGTKLFDWYLASVGLLESDAFLYPQVIQVKNLTLPISTTSKEMLYCKLILEKQTQRLLGVQLLSRNNCLPIIERCGWAIQQEMTMEALLEQDFFFQSEYSTTLAFLNDLFAGRDADEI, from the coding sequence ATGAAAGTTATCATTATTGGCGCGTCATTTGCGGGCGTATATTGTGCGTTACAAACACGTAAGCTACATCCAGATGCAGAAATTATTGTGATTGAGAAAAATGAACAATTTGCTTTTTTACCAAATGGATTATTGTTATATCTTCAAGGAATTTATGAATCATTAGAAGAAGCAACCTTTATTTCAAAAGAAGTTTTAGAGAAAAATGATATTCAATTGCATTTAAACGAAGTCTTTTTATCGTGCGACAGTCAGAAGAAGACAATCCAAACAAATGGTGCGAGTTACACGTATGACAAATTAGTTTTAGCAACTGGTTCGACACAACAATCCAAAGTAATTGAATTAGCAGAAGAGGAAATTTATCACTATAAAACATATCAAGCTGCAAACTATTTGCTACCGAAAATTGAACAAGCACAAGAGATTACCTTGATTGGTGCCGGACAAGCTGGCATGGAAGCAGCAAGTGTTTTTATTGGGCTAGGAAAAAAGGTACAAGTCTTTGAAGCTATGGAGTATCCATTATTTAAGTATTTTGATCAAGACTTCTTAACGCCTTTTTTAACTGATCTGGCGACAATCCCTCATTTAGATTTACGATTAAATCAACGAATTGCACACGTGACACAAGAAGAGTCAACAAGCGACTTAATTCTAACGACAGTGAATGTGCATCCAACTGAAACCATGAACGAGTTAGTAACGCATAGTGATTTAACCATTCAGACCAATGATTTTTTAGAGACATCAGAAAAAGATATTTTTGCAGTAGGTGATTTAATTCAAATCCCTTTTGCGTTGACCAACGAGAAAATTTATCTTCCGCAAATCAACCATGCTGTGCGTTCTGGTATGGTAGTAGCTGCTAATTTGGTTCAACCCACTAAAAAGTTTCAGGGGGGCTTACGTATGATTGGCACAAAATTATTTGATTGGTATCTGGCAAGTGTTGGCTTATTAGAGTCAGACGCTTTTTTATATCCCCAAGTGATTCAAGTAAAAAATCTGACCTTACCTATATCCACGACTTCTAAAGAGATGTTGTATTGTAAGTTAATTCTTGAGAAGCAGACGCAACGTTTGTTAGGGGTTCAGTTACTATCACGAAACAATTGCTTGCCGATTATTGAACGTTGTGGTTGGGCCATTCAACAGGAAATGACTATGGAGGCGTTATTAGAACAAGACTTCTTTTTTCAATCAGAATATAGTACAACGTTAGCTTTTTTAAATGACTTATTCGCAGGACGTGATGCCGATGAAATTTGA
- the asnS gene encoding asparagine--tRNA ligase: MEQIQIIDAKKHVGETVKIGAWIANKRSSGKIAFLQLRDGTAMFQGIVVKNEVGEEIFQTAKNLTQETSVWVTGEIREDSRSKFGYEIGVQGIEVIGESHDYPITPKEHGTEFLMDHRHLWLRSSRQHAIMQIRNEIIRATYEFFNKHNFIKIDPPILTGSAPEGTTDLFETNYFDQKAYLSQSGQLYMEAAAMAFGKVFSFGPTFRAEKSKTRRHLIEFWMMEPEMAFMHQDESLEIQEQYVAFLVQNVLDNCELALETLGRDRAILEKYTKLPYPRISYDEAIDLLKENGFDDIEWGDDFGSPHETFIANSYDRPVFILNYPKAIKPFYMKPHPTREDVVICADMIAPEGYGEIIGGSERDVDYDHLLGEIERHGLNPEEYSWYLDLRKYGSVPHSGFGLGLERTVTWLAGIEHVREASPFPRLLNRIYP; this comes from the coding sequence GTGGAACAAATTCAAATTATTGATGCAAAAAAACATGTCGGAGAAACCGTTAAAATCGGTGCATGGATTGCGAACAAACGCTCAAGCGGAAAAATCGCCTTTTTACAACTAAGAGATGGAACAGCAATGTTTCAAGGAATTGTTGTAAAAAATGAAGTCGGAGAAGAAATTTTCCAAACAGCGAAAAACTTAACGCAAGAAACTTCAGTTTGGGTGACTGGTGAAATCCGTGAAGACAGCCGTTCAAAATTTGGCTACGAAATTGGTGTACAAGGCATCGAAGTGATTGGCGAAAGTCATGATTACCCAATCACACCAAAAGAACATGGCACAGAATTTTTGATGGATCACCGTCATTTATGGTTGCGTTCTTCAAGACAGCATGCGATTATGCAAATTCGTAACGAAATTATTCGTGCAACGTACGAATTTTTCAACAAACACAACTTTATTAAAATTGATCCACCGATTCTAACTGGTTCTGCACCAGAAGGAACAACTGATTTATTTGAAACAAATTATTTCGATCAAAAAGCGTATCTTTCTCAATCAGGACAACTGTATATGGAAGCTGCAGCGATGGCATTTGGTAAAGTGTTCTCGTTTGGACCAACTTTCCGTGCTGAAAAATCAAAAACACGTCGTCATTTAATCGAATTTTGGATGATGGAACCAGAAATGGCATTCATGCACCAAGATGAAAGTTTAGAAATTCAAGAACAATATGTTGCATTTTTAGTGCAAAACGTTTTAGATAATTGTGAATTAGCGTTAGAAACACTTGGGCGTGACCGTGCAATTTTAGAAAAATATACAAAATTGCCTTACCCACGTATTTCTTATGATGAAGCAATTGACTTATTAAAAGAAAATGGGTTTGATGATATTGAATGGGGCGATGATTTCGGTTCACCACATGAAACGTTTATCGCGAATTCATATGACCGTCCAGTTTTTATCTTAAACTATCCAAAAGCAATTAAACCATTCTATATGAAACCACATCCAACACGTGAAGATGTTGTCATTTGTGCCGATATGATTGCGCCAGAAGGTTATGGCGAAATTATTGGTGGTTCTGAACGTGACGTAGATTACGATCATTTATTAGGTGAAATCGAACGTCATGGATTAAATCCAGAAGAATACTCTTGGTATCTTGATTTACGTAAATATGGTTCTGTTCCTCATTCCGGTTTTGGTTTAGGATTAGAACGAACAGTGACTTGGTTAGCAGGTATCGAACATGTTCGTGAAGCCAGTCCATTCCCACGTTTGTTGAATCGTATTTATCCATAA
- a CDS encoding pyridoxal phosphate-dependent aminotransferase, which produces MKLSKRTETLEPSVTLAASTKAKELKSQGVDVLSVTLGEPDFPTPKNIQKAAIAAIESGKASFYTPSAGIPELRQAIVDYIEKFYGLTYDVSQTLVTDGAKFALYALFQAILDEGDEVIIPTPYWVSYGEQVKLADGTPVFVEGSEDNQFKVTVAQLESVRTEQSKAVILNSPSNPTGMIYTKDELQAIGEWAVAHDLLIIADDIYGRLVYDGNEFTPIATISEEIRKQTLIINGVSKSYSMTGWRIGFAIGDKELIQAMTDIASQSTSNPTAVSQYAAVEALTGTQDTVEEMRQAFEERLNRLYPLMLEIPGVKLAKPQGAFYLFPNVKGTMELCGYTDVTEFTDALLNEAHVAVVTGAGFGANENIRLSYASDWATLEETVNRIKAFVEKNRRK; this is translated from the coding sequence ATGAAATTATCAAAAAGAACAGAAACATTAGAACCATCTGTAACGTTAGCTGCTTCGACAAAAGCGAAAGAATTAAAAAGCCAAGGCGTTGATGTCTTAAGTGTGACATTAGGAGAGCCGGATTTTCCAACACCAAAAAATATTCAAAAAGCAGCCATTGCGGCGATTGAATCTGGAAAAGCTAGCTTCTACACACCAAGTGCAGGTATTCCGGAACTACGTCAAGCGATTGTTGATTATATCGAAAAATTTTATGGTTTAACGTATGATGTTTCTCAAACATTAGTAACAGATGGAGCTAAATTTGCTTTGTATGCGTTATTCCAAGCGATTTTAGATGAAGGCGATGAAGTCATTATTCCTACACCGTATTGGGTAAGTTATGGTGAACAAGTCAAATTAGCAGATGGGACACCTGTTTTTGTTGAAGGTAGTGAAGACAATCAATTTAAAGTGACTGTTGCACAATTAGAATCAGTCCGCACAGAGCAATCAAAAGCGGTGATTTTAAATTCACCTTCTAACCCTACTGGTATGATTTACACAAAAGATGAATTACAAGCAATTGGTGAATGGGCCGTTGCACATGACCTTTTAATTATAGCAGATGATATTTATGGTCGTTTAGTCTATGATGGTAACGAGTTTACACCGATTGCGACGATTTCTGAAGAAATTCGCAAACAAACACTGATTATCAATGGCGTTTCAAAAAGTTATTCAATGACTGGCTGGCGCATTGGTTTTGCGATTGGCGACAAAGAATTGATTCAAGCGATGACAGATATTGCTTCTCAATCAACAAGTAATCCAACAGCGGTTAGTCAATATGCAGCTGTAGAAGCATTAACAGGTACACAAGATACTGTGGAAGAAATGCGTCAAGCTTTCGAGGAACGTTTAAATCGCTTGTATCCGTTAATGTTAGAAATTCCAGGTGTGAAATTGGCTAAACCTCAAGGTGCCTTTTATTTGTTTCCAAATGTTAAAGGTACGATGGAACTTTGTGGATATACGGATGTTACTGAATTTACCGATGCGTTATTAAATGAAGCGCATGTTGCAGTAGTGACCGGTGCTGGTTTTGGTGCCAATGAAAATATCCGTTTAAGTTATGCCTCAGACTGGGCAACCTTAGAAGAAACTGTCAATCGAATCAAGGCATTTGTTGAAAAAAATCGCAGAAAGTAA
- a CDS encoding DUF5590 domain-containing protein yields MTADDQKEKRKIIALLIGITILLLIILFSSLSYIRATSSIRQAKAEATQLAKQYASIEEVDRFYWFTREDTYFSVLGKNQEQQDVVAIIPKSGENVTVLAQDEGLTEDEAKEKIFKDYPRETLRKATLGMFEDQPVWEVMTKGNKGNNYYLLDFKDGKEVKVIRNI; encoded by the coding sequence GTGACAGCCGATGATCAAAAAGAAAAACGAAAAATTATTGCATTGTTGATAGGAATTACTATCCTGCTGCTTATTATTCTCTTTTCTTCGCTTTCTTACATTCGTGCAACCAGTTCAATCCGTCAAGCCAAAGCTGAAGCGACTCAGCTTGCTAAACAATATGCAAGTATTGAAGAAGTCGATCGTTTTTATTGGTTTACTAGAGAAGATACGTATTTTTCTGTCTTAGGGAAGAATCAGGAACAACAAGATGTTGTGGCCATCATTCCTAAATCAGGAGAAAACGTGACCGTACTGGCACAAGATGAAGGGTTAACGGAAGACGAAGCGAAAGAGAAGATTTTTAAAGACTACCCAAGAGAAACGTTACGAAAAGCGACTCTAGGTATGTTTGAAGACCAACCTGTTTGGGAAGTGATGACAAAAGGTAATAAGGGGAATAACTATTATCTTTTAGACTTCAAAGACGGGAAAGAAGTCAAAGTAATTCGAAATATTTAA